From Levilactobacillus zymae, a single genomic window includes:
- a CDS encoding NAD(P)H-binding protein, translated as MKNILIIGATSRIAQWAERTLLRDKTIQLTLFLRNRAKLPADLQAAKILVGDATDPAQLTSAIQGQDVVYASLGGDVVTAAKTLVTVMDQQNVKRLIWTSSLGIYDEVPGKFGELNNRALPDYLKTYRAAADVIEASDLDYTIVRPAWLTNDDEVSYTTTHRHDAFVGTEVSRQSIAAYAVSLIQNPTLDVRDSVGVSKPGTNGDRPRVAVMTGNGFDPNM; from the coding sequence ATGAAAAATATTTTAATTATTGGTGCTACCAGTCGCATTGCTCAATGGGCGGAACGAACCTTGTTACGCGACAAGACTATTCAGTTAACCCTGTTCTTGCGCAATCGGGCAAAGCTCCCCGCCGATTTGCAAGCCGCTAAGATTCTGGTCGGTGATGCCACCGATCCGGCGCAATTGACGTCAGCGATTCAGGGACAGGACGTTGTGTACGCCAGTCTAGGGGGCGATGTCGTCACGGCGGCGAAAACCTTAGTGACGGTGATGGACCAGCAAAACGTTAAACGGCTGATCTGGACCTCCTCACTGGGCATCTACGATGAGGTCCCCGGCAAATTTGGCGAGCTAAATAACCGGGCATTGCCCGACTATTTAAAGACCTACCGGGCCGCGGCAGACGTCATCGAAGCCAGTGACCTGGATTACACCATCGTTCGTCCCGCCTGGCTGACGAACGATGACGAGGTCAGTTATACCACGACACACCGCCACGATGCCTTCGTGGGAACCGAGGTCTCCCGGCAAAGCATTGCGGCTTACGCGGTCAGCCTGATTCAGAATCCGACTTTAGACGTTCGCGATTCCGTCGGCGTTAGCAAGCCCGGTACGAATGGAGACCGGCCTCGGGTCGCTGTGATGACTGGAAACGGGTTTGACCCGAACATGTAA
- a CDS encoding nitroreductase, whose translation MDFQTVLANRHSVRAFSQRPLPTDTITKIVQAAGTTPSWANDQIWRVVVATGEHLTQIKRAHLAALQSGRSGNSEFPPLHRDAMAAQGRSNVRTWSTDLQSFLGAQYGQMTTASAQLFSAPAIAYLLMPAKASLWTAYDLGAFGQTLMLAATALGVDSMPAAEFVADPQQLHTILNVPADYQFGMGIGLGYRDEQARINQFRSERMPLDRYLTITD comes from the coding sequence ATGGACTTTCAAACTGTTTTAGCAAATCGGCATTCAGTCAGAGCGTTCAGCCAACGGCCGTTACCTACCGACACGATTACCAAAATCGTACAAGCTGCCGGGACCACCCCATCGTGGGCCAACGATCAAATTTGGCGGGTCGTGGTGGCAACCGGTGAACACCTCACGCAAATCAAACGGGCCCACCTAGCAGCCCTGCAATCAGGGCGCTCCGGAAATTCCGAATTTCCACCCCTTCATCGCGACGCTATGGCCGCGCAAGGCCGGTCCAACGTGCGGACTTGGTCAACTGACCTGCAGTCGTTTCTCGGGGCCCAATACGGGCAGATGACCACCGCTTCGGCACAGCTCTTTTCAGCGCCCGCCATTGCCTACCTCTTGATGCCCGCTAAGGCCTCTCTGTGGACCGCCTACGACCTTGGCGCCTTCGGTCAGACGCTCATGTTGGCCGCGACGGCGCTGGGGGTCGACTCAATGCCGGCCGCGGAATTCGTCGCTGACCCGCAACAATTACACACGATTTTAAACGTCCCAGCCGACTACCAATTTGGGATGGGGATTGGGCTGGGCTATCGCGATGAGCAAGCTAGAATCAACCAGTTTCGCTCCGAACGAATGCCCCTTGACCGTTACCTTACCATAACTGACTAG